One window of Gracilinanus agilis isolate LMUSP501 unplaced genomic scaffold, AgileGrace unplaced_scaffold196, whole genome shotgun sequence genomic DNA carries:
- the LOC123254309 gene encoding zinc finger protein 778-like: MQKLQPGLLQGRVSAAQVMCSEKIRGDQLRVYTEEVSPPWGSHPLKDHSLAQAETLEPGGMTPRTQRPPSQGSVTFKDVAVDFTQEEWCLLDPSQKELFREVVLENVQNLLFVESETNFEEKMSTKLNLFVEVCGPPRGMNKGPCDFIVREICDSNIKVNKNPKSDCEFDEVAEKFSQYSILNQYVKLTSGNDCCPDSEYTKCFPEKVEFNQSHEKAPEMPLYQDNLGRIAYGSSLDFIRHRK; encoded by the exons ATGCAAAAGTTGCAGCCGGGGCTTCTGCAGGGGAGAGTTTCTGCTGCCCAAGTCATGTGCAGTGAGAAGATCCGGGGGGACCAGTTGCGG GTGTACACAGAGGAAGTCTCCCCACCTTGGGGCTCCCACCCCCTGAAGGACCACAGTCTGGCCCAAGCAGAGACCCTGGAGCCAGGAGGAATGACCCCAAGGACCCAGAGGCCCCCATCCCAG GGGTCAgtaacattcaaggatgtggctgtggacttcacccaggaggagtggtgTCTGTTGGACCCTTCTCAGAAAGAACTGTTCAGGGAGGTCGTGCTGGAAAATGTGCAAAATCTACTCTTTGTGG agtcAGAGACTAATTTTGAAGAGAAGATGTCTACAAAGCTGAACCTTTTTGTGGAGGTATGTGGCCCTCCAAGAGGCATGAATAAGGGTCCCTGTGACTTCATTGTTAGAGAAATCTGTGATtctaatatcaaggtaaataaaaatccCAAGAGTGACTGTGAATTTGATGAAGTTGCAGAAAAATTCAGCCAATATTCAATCCTAAATCAGTATGTGAAATTGACCTCAGGAAATGACTGTTGTCCGGATAGTGAATACACCAAATGctttcctgaaaaagtagaattTAATCAGTCACATGAGAAGGCTCCTGAAATGCCCCTGTATCAAGATAACCTAGGGAGAATTGCCTATGGCTCCAGTTTAGACTTCATAAGACATCGAAAAA